A single region of the Austwickia chelonae genome encodes:
- a CDS encoding VOC family protein, with protein sequence MRVDHVSYAAEKDGVRATADRLAEQLGVRAVNGGVHPSFGTRNVILPMAHERYVEVVEPLDHPATDKAPFGQAVKQACLAGGGWLGWVVRVEDLAAVEERLGREGVHGHRVFPDGRRLSWRQIGINGLLNDPQLPFFVEFENPELHPSRAVEVEPLVNICGMTIAGDPGRVHDWLSLPAEKTSSVIDFSFIAPHGNAGLLSVAFETPQGRVEI encoded by the coding sequence ATCGCCTGGCCGAGCAACTCGGGGTCCGTGCCGTCAACGGCGGGGTTCATCCGTCGTTCGGTACCCGCAATGTGATTCTTCCGATGGCCCATGAGCGATATGTCGAAGTGGTGGAGCCGTTGGATCATCCGGCCACTGACAAGGCTCCGTTCGGTCAAGCTGTGAAGCAGGCCTGCCTGGCCGGAGGGGGGTGGCTCGGCTGGGTGGTCCGGGTCGAGGATCTGGCCGCCGTGGAGGAAAGGCTCGGTCGGGAAGGGGTACACGGCCATCGGGTCTTCCCGGACGGACGTCGTCTCTCCTGGCGTCAGATCGGGATCAACGGTTTGCTGAACGACCCGCAGCTGCCTTTCTTCGTGGAATTCGAAAACCCTGAGTTGCATCCTTCCCGGGCGGTCGAGGTCGAACCGTTGGTGAATATTTGCGGGATGACCATCGCCGGGGATCCTGGGCGGGTGCACGACTGGTTGTCCTTGCCTGCGGAGAAGACGTCCAGCGTCATCGACTTCTCGTTCATCGCCCCGCACGGTAACGCCGGGTTGTTGTCGGTGGCCTTCGAGACCCCGCAGGGCCGGGTGGAGATCTGA
- a CDS encoding barstar family protein: MSTPPIVSDVVPGLKGRGVILADHTDLPDVALALISAGYVVRELDGAHVVQRSQALPALADALHLPGAADHNLDALLDSLRDLPDLWPGRNGVVLLWRSAEQFIEGDPQVWEQIEQILTLACLELAPNEFAFETVAFVEGYDLAPLLLGVPHDKGPVL, encoded by the coding sequence ATGTCCACACCCCCCATCGTCTCGGATGTGGTGCCCGGGTTGAAGGGTCGCGGTGTGATCCTGGCCGATCACACCGATCTGCCCGATGTCGCCTTGGCTCTGATCTCCGCCGGTTATGTGGTACGTGAGCTGGACGGGGCCCATGTGGTGCAGCGATCGCAGGCGCTTCCGGCCTTGGCCGATGCTTTACATCTGCCCGGAGCGGCGGACCACAATCTCGACGCCCTGTTGGACAGCCTGCGCGATCTGCCCGACCTCTGGCCTGGACGCAACGGGGTGGTCCTGTTGTGGCGATCTGCGGAGCAGTTCATCGAAGGCGACCCGCAGGTGTGGGAACAGATCGAGCAGATCCTGACCTTGGCCTGTCTCGAACTGGCACCGAACGAGTTCGCTTTCGAGACGGTGGCCTTCGTCGAGGGGTACGATCTCGCCCCGTTGTTGCTGGGCGTGCCACACGATAAGGGACCGGTGTTGTGA
- a CDS encoding low molecular weight protein-tyrosine-phosphatase — MTSPYRVCVICSGNICRSPMGEVVLRESFAQAGMSERVVVDSAGTGPWHVGEGADPRALSTLAAAGYDGSSHRAREYDVAWLTEHDLVLAADEGHLRTLRRWADEQGYQVGPQGDVDIRLFREFDPAALSAGTVEIDDPYYGGQDGFDRVLAEVVAASQGVVAHVTELLTD, encoded by the coding sequence GTGACATCGCCTTATCGGGTGTGTGTGATCTGTTCGGGCAATATCTGCCGTTCGCCGATGGGCGAGGTGGTCCTGCGGGAGTCCTTCGCGCAGGCCGGGATGTCCGAACGGGTCGTGGTGGACTCGGCGGGCACCGGCCCGTGGCATGTCGGTGAGGGCGCTGATCCTCGTGCACTGTCGACCTTGGCGGCGGCGGGTTACGACGGCAGCTCGCATCGGGCCCGAGAGTACGACGTGGCATGGCTGACCGAGCACGACCTGGTGCTGGCGGCCGACGAGGGCCATCTACGCACCCTGCGGCGGTGGGCCGACGAGCAGGGTTACCAGGTGGGCCCGCAGGGCGACGTGGATATCCGGTTGTTCCGGGAGTTCGATCCGGCCGCGCTGTCGGCAGGCACGGTGGAGATCGACGACCCGTACTACGGCGGGCAGGACGGTTTCGACCGGGTCCTCGCAGAGGTCGTTGCGGCTTCTCAAGGTGTGGTCGCTCATGTGACGGAGTTGTTGACGGACTGA
- the purB gene encoding adenylosuccinate lyase: MGSLADASPAIALSALDGRYRAAVAPLVDHLSEAALNRERVHVEVEWLIHVTNRGVLQGVRAFTEEEQAALRAVVTDFGPEQVAELAEIERETVHDVKAVEYFLKRHLVEIAPGEPGLAELIHFCCTSEDINNLSYALMVKGAVEQVWAPRATALVDQVAEMAQQLAEVPMLAHTHGQPATPTTLGKEFAVFAHRLRRQLRRIAGQEYLGKINGATGTFGAHLAAAPGVDWPEISRSFVDDILGLTWNPLTTQIESHDWQAELYADVARFNRILHNLCTDTWTYISMGYFAQVRGQGTVGSSTMPHKVNPIRFENAEANLEVSNALLDVLGGTLVNSRLQRDLTDSSMQRNIGSAMGHALLALDNVGRGLAGLDAVPEQMAKDLDANWEVLGEPIQSAMRALSAQGVPGMENPYERLKELTRGRRVGQDELVAFVKGLGLPAEVEERLSGLTPAGYVGLAPRLVRDHLG; encoded by the coding sequence ATGGGTTCCCTTGCCGATGCTTCTCCCGCCATCGCCTTGTCCGCGCTCGACGGGCGTTACCGCGCTGCGGTCGCACCCTTGGTCGATCATCTTTCCGAGGCCGCGCTGAACCGTGAGCGCGTGCACGTCGAGGTCGAATGGCTGATCCATGTGACCAACCGGGGTGTGCTGCAGGGGGTGCGTGCCTTCACCGAGGAGGAGCAGGCCGCGCTGCGTGCCGTGGTCACCGATTTCGGCCCGGAGCAGGTCGCCGAGCTGGCCGAGATCGAACGGGAGACCGTCCACGACGTCAAAGCGGTGGAGTATTTCCTGAAGCGGCATCTGGTCGAGATCGCTCCGGGCGAGCCCGGTTTGGCCGAGCTCATCCATTTCTGTTGCACCAGCGAGGACATCAACAACCTGTCCTATGCCTTGATGGTGAAGGGCGCGGTCGAGCAGGTCTGGGCGCCTCGGGCGACGGCTCTGGTGGACCAGGTCGCCGAGATGGCTCAGCAGCTGGCCGAAGTGCCGATGCTGGCTCACACCCACGGACAGCCTGCCACGCCGACCACGCTCGGCAAGGAGTTCGCCGTCTTCGCGCACCGGCTGCGTCGACAGCTGCGCCGGATCGCCGGACAGGAGTATCTGGGCAAGATCAACGGGGCCACCGGAACCTTCGGCGCGCATCTGGCGGCGGCGCCGGGAGTGGATTGGCCGGAGATCTCCCGGTCGTTCGTCGACGACATTCTCGGGCTGACCTGGAATCCGTTGACCACGCAGATCGAGTCGCACGACTGGCAGGCTGAGCTGTACGCCGATGTCGCGCGATTCAACCGGATCCTGCACAACCTGTGCACCGACACCTGGACGTACATCTCGATGGGTTATTTCGCGCAGGTGCGGGGCCAGGGCACGGTCGGGTCGAGCACGATGCCGCACAAGGTCAACCCGATCCGTTTCGAGAACGCCGAGGCCAACCTGGAGGTGTCCAATGCGCTGCTGGACGTGCTCGGCGGAACCCTGGTGAACTCCCGTTTGCAGCGGGATCTGACGGATTCGTCGATGCAGCGCAACATCGGTTCGGCGATGGGTCACGCACTGCTGGCCCTGGACAATGTCGGTCGCGGGCTGGCCGGATTGGACGCAGTTCCGGAGCAGATGGCGAAAGATCTCGACGCCAACTGGGAGGTGTTGGGCGAGCCGATCCAGTCGGCGATGCGCGCTTTGTCGGCTCAGGGGGTGCCCGGCATGGAGAACCCGTACGAGCGGCTGAAGGAGCTGACCCGGGGCCGAAGGGTCGGTCAGGACGAGTTGGTCGCCTTCGTGAAGGGGCTGGGTCTGCCCGCCGAGGTCGAGGAGCGGTTGTCCGGGCTGACTCCTGCCGGCTACGTGGGGTTGGCCCCTCGTCTCGTGCGCGATCACCTCGGCTGA
- a CDS encoding ribonuclease domain-containing protein: MSQDELLSRLKSKKVLLAAMVLLILVAVLVIGRFAMKGQSGKSTPAASSGRSAPAKPTGGSAKGGSGGAAAGGIAACDPQKLPSEAKQIIAAIRAGGPFQHPRNDGVTFRNAERRLPQKDSGYYREYTVPTPGAPNRGARRIVTGGDPQKNPPDWYYTGDHYDSFCKITAP; encoded by the coding sequence GTGAGTCAGGACGAACTGTTGAGCCGTTTGAAGTCGAAGAAGGTCCTGCTGGCGGCGATGGTGCTGCTGATCCTGGTAGCGGTCCTGGTCATCGGCCGTTTCGCGATGAAGGGTCAGAGCGGGAAGTCGACGCCCGCAGCGTCCAGCGGGCGCAGCGCCCCGGCCAAGCCGACCGGGGGTTCCGCCAAGGGCGGTTCCGGTGGCGCGGCTGCCGGTGGCATCGCCGCTTGTGATCCGCAGAAGCTTCCGTCCGAGGCGAAGCAGATCATCGCGGCGATCCGGGCTGGTGGTCCTTTCCAGCATCCGCGTAACGACGGGGTGACCTTCCGCAACGCCGAGAGGCGTCTGCCGCAGAAGGACAGTGGTTACTACCGGGAGTACACCGTCCCGACTCCGGGGGCACCCAACCGTGGTGCGCGACGAATCGTCACCGGCGGTGACCCGCAGAAGAACCCGCCGGACTGGTATTACACCGGCGACCACTACGACTCGTTCTGCAAGATCACCGCGCCCTGA
- a CDS encoding GNAT family N-acetyltransferase has protein sequence MSALPKFATLDVQDGEKRLRKLHEDDAEAVHLACQDPEMRRWLTRLPNPYTLNDARDYVTDFAREMRESGSGLALAIEHGGEFAGTVAMRETDWENLRTEIGYWIVPWRRGHGLAGWASSTLATWAVLDQGIERVVIKAATGNLASRRAAEKAGFVVEGIERSSSVGHSGRVDMMVYSFIRADLG, from the coding sequence ATGAGTGCGCTGCCAAAATTTGCCACGCTCGACGTCCAGGACGGAGAAAAGCGTCTTCGAAAACTGCACGAGGACGATGCTGAAGCTGTTCACCTGGCCTGTCAGGATCCGGAGATGCGCCGGTGGCTCACGCGGTTGCCCAATCCGTACACCCTCAACGATGCCCGTGACTATGTCACCGATTTCGCCCGGGAGATGCGGGAAAGTGGTTCAGGTCTCGCCCTCGCTATTGAACATGGCGGTGAATTCGCCGGCACCGTCGCGATGCGAGAAACAGATTGGGAAAATCTACGGACCGAGATCGGCTATTGGATCGTGCCCTGGAGACGCGGACACGGGCTCGCCGGATGGGCCTCCTCGACCCTGGCCACCTGGGCCGTGCTCGACCAAGGGATCGAACGAGTCGTCATCAAGGCCGCCACGGGGAATCTGGCCTCGCGGCGGGCTGCGGAGAAAGCCGGCTTCGTCGTCGAAGGTATCGAGCGATCCAGCTCCGTCGGACACTCCGGACGAGTCGACATGATGGTCTACTCATTCATCCGCGCCGACCTGGGCTGA
- a CDS encoding nucleotidyltransferase domain-containing protein, with protein sequence MSQITPPPGGLLMDARVGVVMIGGMRTWITNLPYQEELSVLADRVEQDVNVVGVLLTGSHAHGLATSGCDVDLHVLLAEKDDSWRPMRQGGLDLQVHDAQWLRRVPSDPSRWWDRYRIARGMLVADRSEGALGDDLRGWGTLSLSEQADAIDFALTPYLTYAMRSLYEFSTGELTAARLDAAENLPWALRLMFAVQGRPRPTNRYLAWELEYHPLTTPAWQSEWVLGIVEALRCDGSPAAQRELFAAMEPPLRALGFGGVLDGDSRAVTLLQA encoded by the coding sequence ATGTCGCAGATCACACCGCCACCAGGTGGCCTCCTGATGGATGCGCGCGTCGGTGTTGTCATGATCGGGGGCATGCGCACGTGGATCACGAACCTGCCGTACCAGGAGGAACTGTCCGTTCTGGCCGACCGGGTCGAACAGGATGTGAATGTGGTGGGTGTTCTGCTCACCGGTTCGCATGCACATGGCCTGGCCACTTCCGGATGCGATGTGGACCTGCATGTCCTGTTGGCCGAGAAGGATGATTCGTGGCGGCCGATGCGCCAGGGCGGCTTGGACCTCCAGGTCCATGACGCGCAGTGGTTACGGCGGGTGCCTTCTGATCCGTCCCGGTGGTGGGACAGGTATCGGATCGCTCGGGGGATGCTGGTGGCCGATCGAAGTGAGGGTGCGCTCGGCGACGATCTCCGAGGCTGGGGCACCTTGTCGCTGTCGGAACAGGCAGATGCCATCGATTTCGCATTGACTCCTTATCTGACTTATGCCATGCGTTCCCTGTACGAATTCAGCACGGGTGAATTGACTGCTGCCCGTTTGGACGCGGCGGAGAACCTGCCTTGGGCTTTACGACTAATGTTCGCCGTCCAGGGACGTCCGCGCCCGACGAATCGTTATCTTGCGTGGGAATTGGAATATCATCCGCTGACCACACCGGCCTGGCAGTCGGAGTGGGTGCTGGGTATTGTCGAGGCGCTGCGCTGTGACGGTTCTCCTGCGGCGCAGCGAGAACTGTTCGCCGCTATGGAACCGCCATTGCGCGCTCTGGGTTTCGGTGGCGTGCTCGATGGCGATTCTCGGGCGGTGACGCTTCTCCAGGCATGA
- a CDS encoding GmrSD restriction endonuclease domain-containing protein, translated as MKRFTQVAGFGSKKIGAMAVAVVVVALTVFWFIRTNSSAGPLSNERQHGLRVVQSREKVKGYERDCGSGKGCVFGKAWTDDHEGTGGKNGCSTRDDVLALSGTKVVKDGKCTVSKAEVIDAYSGDKIAFERGQRPTKIDIDHIYPLSRAWDMGASRWTDQRRVQFANDIDRNLVAAGASANREKGDKGLAEWLPSNTKYRKDYVCQYAQVTDAYDLVITKDEAKVVGQHCPDWKNWKKK; from the coding sequence ATGAAGAGGTTCACACAGGTGGCGGGGTTCGGTTCCAAGAAAATAGGGGCGATGGCGGTTGCTGTTGTCGTCGTGGCGTTGACGGTGTTCTGGTTTATCCGCACCAACAGCAGCGCAGGGCCGTTGTCGAACGAACGCCAGCACGGCCTGCGCGTCGTACAGAGCCGGGAGAAGGTCAAGGGCTACGAACGCGATTGCGGTTCGGGCAAGGGCTGTGTCTTCGGCAAGGCCTGGACCGACGACCACGAAGGAACCGGCGGCAAGAACGGGTGCTCCACCCGCGATGACGTTCTCGCACTCAGCGGCACCAAGGTCGTCAAGGACGGCAAATGCACCGTTTCCAAAGCTGAGGTCATCGACGCGTACAGCGGCGACAAGATCGCCTTCGAACGCGGGCAACGCCCCACGAAGATCGACATCGACCACATCTACCCGCTCTCCCGCGCCTGGGACATGGGCGCGAGCCGGTGGACGGACCAACGCCGTGTCCAGTTCGCGAATGACATCGACCGCAACCTCGTGGCCGCCGGGGCCTCGGCAAACCGGGAGAAGGGCGACAAAGGGCTGGCCGAGTGGCTTCCCTCCAACACCAAATACCGTAAGGACTACGTCTGCCAGTACGCCCAGGTCACCGACGCCTATGACCTGGTGATCACCAAGGACGAAGCCAAGGTCGTCGGTCAGCACTGCCCTGACTGGAAGAACTGGAAGAAGAAGTAG
- a CDS encoding MFS transporter: MTARGPLEGLVKVGLGKGKKWLALVPASGTILLSSASGGMSGDIFNLLITDTMGYDPSVLSLVYIGMLCSIPIQFLGPTIAQRLGLRKIMLLGAGSCLLAIVILLGSMSLSERIILIVLSTTLIEIAYSLSYGTVWSAWTAELFSPHERPIFLSISRGCSQLVMAAAFLVQTILFKGSVTFTFYRIICSLLIVYLISSCVIYFVLPQGADGWAQGHGASDLNSGKSVNWISWLASPDYRLIAYSAISQVFIGVPLLSVYIVSILGFPNEILGVALLARTTASLVALFFIGRWIQAVGAARAAIQSGRLVSICLIGWLLLSLVANRELLISIVMVSLVVAFSLSKSVFSISISNLTYDLVEKKDRVQIFTMVDLFSSTSLQISAALGALAISSSKNGNFLSIFGASIDVIGMWIVAAIILSVSLTRAVQANAVPVGGDS, from the coding sequence GTGACGGCGAGGGGCCCTCTGGAGGGTTTGGTGAAAGTGGGGCTAGGGAAGGGCAAAAAATGGCTTGCGCTAGTCCCTGCGAGCGGAACCATACTATTAAGTAGTGCTTCCGGAGGCATGTCTGGAGACATATTTAATCTCCTCATCACGGACACTATGGGCTATGACCCGTCTGTGCTCAGTCTGGTTTATATCGGGATGTTGTGCAGCATACCGATACAGTTTCTGGGTCCTACCATTGCGCAGAGACTGGGCTTGAGGAAGATCATGCTGCTCGGGGCGGGATCCTGCCTGCTTGCGATAGTAATCCTTCTCGGATCCATGTCTCTCTCGGAGAGAATTATCCTCATTGTTTTATCTACAACTCTTATCGAAATAGCTTACTCCTTGTCGTATGGGACCGTCTGGTCTGCGTGGACGGCAGAGCTTTTTTCTCCCCATGAGCGTCCTATATTCTTATCGATCTCAAGGGGGTGCTCCCAGCTGGTGATGGCTGCCGCTTTCCTTGTGCAGACAATCTTGTTCAAGGGCAGCGTGACCTTCACATTTTACAGAATAATTTGCTCACTCCTTATTGTGTACCTCATATCTTCCTGCGTTATATACTTCGTCCTCCCGCAAGGTGCAGATGGGTGGGCGCAGGGGCATGGTGCGTCGGATTTAAATTCTGGAAAATCGGTAAACTGGATTAGTTGGCTAGCCAGTCCTGATTATAGACTTATTGCATATTCTGCAATTTCTCAAGTTTTTATAGGCGTGCCATTGCTGTCTGTGTATATCGTAAGTATCTTGGGGTTTCCCAATGAAATTCTAGGGGTAGCACTTCTGGCTAGAACGACAGCCAGTCTGGTGGCCTTGTTTTTCATTGGACGTTGGATCCAGGCCGTAGGTGCCGCCAGGGCAGCGATTCAATCCGGGCGACTGGTTTCGATATGCCTGATTGGCTGGCTTCTTCTATCGCTAGTTGCCAATCGCGAGTTGCTGATTTCGATCGTTATGGTTTCACTGGTCGTGGCGTTCTCATTGAGTAAATCAGTATTTTCGATATCAATATCTAATCTGACATATGATCTAGTTGAGAAGAAGGATCGCGTTCAAATATTCACGATGGTCGATTTATTTTCTTCGACCTCTTTGCAGATTTCAGCCGCACTGGGTGCGCTGGCGATAAGCAGCTCAAAAAATGGGAATTTCCTCAGTATTTTCGGCGCTTCGATAGATGTTATAGGAATGTGGATAGTAGCTGCAATTATTCTCTCTGTCTCCCTGACCAGGGCTGTTCAAGCTAACGCTGTTCCGGTAGGGGGCGATAGCTAA
- a CDS encoding DUF4282 domain-containing protein has product MSKDTTGEGSRRDGAAPQMTPATKSIPEVAGTSAASTGPSPAVPAPGAPDPVHPSWSQQPQTSYDQVYSGGWGTPGHSDSGPIRLTGTQGGGVPPSMSSSDLSTPQWSSTPPSSASPTMQVPAPGASYGQGATAQVPSPGSPSAMSAPSGGFAEAAPTSSPGYGAAPAEGTWSSSNPYGQPYGVVPPPPPSESTQFSAYGASAPVGSGGPGYTAPPQGDPQPSRSSWAGQQPQSRSDRPSDPRSLGLAAMLDFTFVARATRALAPVLFWLVVAWSLFSVITGLASSFSAPGYARNDAATFFGFLTAVVRSLIAIAVTRIFLELCINVADLADKRSGEGKSS; this is encoded by the coding sequence ATGAGTAAGGACACCACCGGTGAAGGCAGCCGTCGCGACGGCGCAGCACCGCAGATGACACCGGCGACGAAGAGCATTCCCGAGGTGGCGGGCACCTCCGCTGCGAGCACCGGGCCTTCTCCGGCCGTGCCTGCGCCAGGTGCTCCGGACCCGGTACATCCTTCTTGGTCGCAACAACCCCAGACGAGTTATGACCAGGTGTATTCCGGGGGGTGGGGCACTCCAGGACACAGCGATTCCGGTCCGATCCGGTTGACGGGCACTCAGGGCGGAGGCGTTCCGCCCTCGATGTCCTCGTCCGATCTGTCCACGCCGCAGTGGTCGTCCACTCCGCCGTCCAGCGCATCGCCGACGATGCAGGTTCCGGCGCCGGGTGCGTCGTACGGTCAAGGAGCTACGGCTCAGGTACCTTCCCCTGGCTCGCCGTCTGCGATGTCGGCGCCATCGGGCGGTTTCGCCGAGGCGGCACCGACTTCATCTCCAGGTTATGGCGCGGCTCCGGCTGAGGGCACGTGGTCGTCGTCGAACCCCTACGGGCAGCCCTACGGAGTCGTTCCTCCCCCGCCGCCGTCCGAGAGCACGCAGTTCTCCGCCTACGGGGCCTCGGCCCCGGTCGGTTCCGGTGGCCCCGGGTATACGGCTCCTCCCCAGGGAGACCCGCAGCCTTCGCGTTCTTCCTGGGCCGGGCAGCAGCCACAGTCCCGCAGCGACCGTCCGTCTGACCCCAGGTCGTTGGGGCTGGCCGCGATGCTCGATTTCACCTTCGTCGCCCGGGCCACCCGGGCTTTGGCCCCGGTGCTCTTCTGGCTGGTCGTGGCGTGGTCTTTGTTCTCGGTGATCACCGGTTTGGCGTCCTCCTTCAGCGCTCCCGGCTATGCCCGTAACGATGCGGCGACCTTCTTCGGTTTCCTCACGGCTGTGGTCCGGTCGTTGATCGCGATCGCGGTGACCCGTATCTTCCTCGAGCTGTGCATCAATGTGGCGGACCTGGCCGATAAGCGCTCCGGTGAGGGGAAGTCTTCGTGA